A portion of the uncultured Draconibacterium sp. genome contains these proteins:
- a CDS encoding glycoside hydrolase family 3 N-terminal domain-containing protein encodes MRTFVLLIILAFTVLSFTESKKSGKQEKLFEKEVNELLAKMTLEEKVSQMRMFHANKGIELDENDNLVLSDDVKKRLKNGIAGIKNPGEHYSPERSAKLNNQLQKYIIENNRLGIPTFFVTESYNGVDAEGCTRFERPIALSASWDKQLVKDVYNTMGIEARLRGLHLTHSPVADIARDPRFGRMGEGFGEDTHLTTEMIVAAITGIQGDFDGLKSTHIGAVTKHFAGYAQVLGGKNFAAMEISPRTLIDEIFPPFKAAVQRANTLGIMASHADINGVASHANPWLLTEVLRNQWGFEGYTVSDANDIGRLHYFMKVAETPEAAVELGLKAGMDVDLYADDAYALLPEMVEKDPELEKYIDRSVKHVLRTKFILGLFDNPYTSVEEAKTITRNDEAVELAHYADLQSIILLKNENKVLPIQPGNVKNIALVGPVLSPDTEKYFKEIAGNRFNFISEKGYDLTDGKKAIPTLTPEAECKAGIAKIVEAASNSDLVLLFAGGDEFTSKEAFFNGALGDRDNIDPVSYQDELLLELKKLGKPVVVVYKHRRTLSINTFTEHADAIIDCWELSEFGDRAAAKILFGDAVPSGKLPVTIPRTIGQIPFHYSQKEINYKKSYLFSDFTPLYPFGFGLSYANFDYSTPMLSDTTLTMEGKLTVSVDVTNSSNVEAKEVVQLYIKDLYGSVTRPNKELKAFDKISLKPGETKTVSFEITPEMLAFTGLDMTRKPETGAFDLMIGTSSADNQTLRFHLK; translated from the coding sequence ATGAGGACTTTTGTATTACTAATCATCCTTGCTTTTACGGTGCTCTCATTCACCGAAAGTAAAAAGTCAGGTAAACAGGAAAAGCTTTTTGAAAAGGAAGTTAATGAGTTGTTAGCTAAAATGACTTTGGAGGAAAAGGTAAGTCAGATGCGTATGTTTCATGCCAATAAAGGAATTGAGTTGGATGAAAACGATAATTTGGTATTATCAGACGATGTAAAAAAACGATTGAAAAATGGGATAGCAGGTATCAAAAACCCAGGCGAACATTATTCGCCCGAACGTTCGGCTAAATTGAATAACCAGCTTCAGAAATACATTATTGAAAATAACCGTCTGGGTATTCCTACCTTCTTTGTAACCGAATCGTACAACGGGGTTGATGCCGAGGGATGTACACGTTTTGAGCGTCCAATTGCCCTGTCGGCAAGTTGGGACAAACAACTGGTGAAAGATGTATATAATACGATGGGAATTGAAGCCCGTTTACGCGGTTTGCATTTAACCCACTCGCCGGTTGCCGATATTGCCCGCGACCCACGTTTTGGCAGAATGGGAGAGGGTTTTGGAGAAGACACACACCTGACAACCGAAATGATTGTTGCTGCCATAACCGGAATTCAAGGCGATTTTGATGGCTTAAAAAGTACCCATATTGGTGCCGTTACCAAACATTTTGCGGGTTATGCACAAGTTTTAGGTGGTAAAAACTTTGCTGCTATGGAAATTTCGCCACGTACTTTAATCGACGAGATTTTTCCACCTTTTAAAGCTGCCGTTCAACGCGCTAATACGCTTGGAATTATGGCTTCTCATGCTGATATTAACGGAGTAGCAAGTCACGCCAATCCGTGGTTGCTAACCGAAGTTTTGCGCAACCAATGGGGCTTTGAAGGTTATACCGTTTCTGATGCCAACGACATTGGTCGCCTGCACTATTTTATGAAAGTTGCTGAAACTCCGGAAGCCGCTGTTGAATTGGGATTAAAAGCAGGTATGGATGTTGACCTTTACGCCGACGATGCGTATGCGCTTCTTCCTGAAATGGTTGAAAAAGACCCTGAGTTGGAGAAATACATCGACCGCTCGGTGAAACATGTATTGCGCACAAAATTCATATTGGGGCTTTTTGATAATCCCTATACTTCGGTGGAAGAGGCGAAAACAATAACCCGAAATGATGAAGCTGTGGAGTTGGCGCATTACGCCGATTTACAGTCAATAATTCTATTGAAAAACGAAAATAAAGTTTTACCTATTCAGCCAGGAAACGTAAAAAACATTGCATTAGTTGGCCCGGTTTTAAGTCCTGATACCGAGAAATATTTTAAAGAAATAGCCGGCAATCGCTTTAATTTTATATCGGAAAAGGGTTATGATTTAACAGATGGGAAAAAGGCAATTCCAACGCTTACACCCGAGGCTGAATGCAAAGCTGGTATTGCGAAGATTGTAGAAGCAGCCAGTAACAGCGATTTGGTTTTATTGTTTGCCGGCGGCGATGAATTTACCTCGAAAGAAGCATTTTTTAATGGCGCTTTGGGCGATCGCGATAACATCGACCCGGTTAGTTACCAGGATGAATTGTTATTGGAATTGAAGAAACTGGGAAAACCGGTTGTTGTGGTTTACAAACACCGCCGCACTTTATCGATAAATACTTTTACAGAACACGCCGATGCCATTATCGATTGCTGGGAATTAAGCGAATTTGGTGATAGAGCAGCGGCTAAAATCCTGTTTGGAGATGCCGTTCCATCGGGTAAATTACCGGTAACCATTCCGCGCACTATCGGGCAAATCCCATTTCATTACAGTCAAAAAGAAATCAACTACAAAAAAAGTTACTTGTTTTCTGATTTTACTCCGCTGTATCCCTTTGGTTTTGGCTTAAGCTATGCAAACTTTGATTATTCAACTCCTATGTTATCGGATACCACTTTAACAATGGAAGGAAAGTTGACTGTAAGCGTTGATGTCACCAACTCGAGCAACGTGGAAGCAAAAGAAGTTGTTCAATTGTACATAAAAGATTTATATGGTTCGGTAACTCGCCCAAATAAAGAGCTAAAAGCTTTCGATAAAATTAGTTTGAAACCGGGCGAAACCAAAACTGTTTCGTTCGAAATCACTCCAGAAATGTTGGCTTTTACCGGATTAGATATGACACGTAAACCTGAAACCGGGGCATTCGATTTAATGATTGGAACCTCCTCTGCGGATAACCAAACTTTAAGATTTCATTTAAAGTAG
- a CDS encoding glycosyl hydrolase has product MKSTILFILAVFCFSCQSQKTKTVLSEEEFKNPSAEYKPRTWFHAMSGNMSKAGLTKDLEAIEKVGIGGILLFNVTQGIPNGPIKYNSPEHHEMLTHAAAECERLGLSFGVHNCDGWSSSGGPWITPEQSMKMVVWSETIASGGDVNIQLLQPTTRKGYYEDIAVLAYPSLKTEIADFENPPKITASDPNFDIKIASDNRWDETTRIEQSDDNNPWIQFEYDKPHEIRSVFMVFNREGGEAVLQVSEDGRNFESVRELYKVRTGKTEDAINDSFDALKSKYFRIQLNKSMSFKEVRLLSTRCLHNVLGRTSMARTEDHEMTPIGSPEAEMIIDKSKLINLTEKMNSKGKLQASLPEGSWTIMRFGYTTTDAFNHPASDEGRGLECDKFSREAFKFHYDAFSKKVIENTKDVAPNAMQYIEIDSYEMGGQNWTQNYDTIFRNKKGYDIISFLPLFTGRFIESAESSDKVLWDIRDINCQLMDENYFGYFAELCHKDGIKSYIEPYGFGPLNDLDVGKRADINMGEFWMNREMTMVQSAVSASHIYGKNVISAESFTSTPQINWKGNPAMAKISGDLAWTHGINEFMFHRFAHQANTHVKPGMTMHRWGFHFDRTQTWWANAGADWFKYMARGQYMLRQGVPVSDLLVFIGDGSPNSVFLRKDFEPEIPSGTNFDCVNTDVLVNRIQLKNNKLVLPEGTAYKALVLRNCETLTMETLQRIQEISKAGIPIVGPKPQLLAGYSNSEQNKNAFIELANKIWSGEKVYTDYNWSKMMNAENIDSDFNVFNRDDISFIHRSLQGEDIYFFFNPDSVLQQFECSFRVEGKIPELWDPMTGETHKTAQFKNENGKTKVWINLDAEESVFVVFRESSDGVPTVSEAKELKTDNFVLNAQNELQQETLSNEKPLEIDGSWGVEFLKEHDYQATHTFHKLADWKNSSVDEIKYYSGTAIYRKSFSVDESYIKENNKYILDLGDVKIVAEVKLNGSSIGVDWMPPFELEITEHLKAGENELEIEITNQWSNKLIGDERFPASYTGYKLEGNFPKGIMMDWYANNEPMPAGKRTTFCTASFYKADDELMPSGLLGPVQIKTEKVKIINN; this is encoded by the coding sequence ATGAAGTCTACCATATTATTCATACTTGCCGTGTTCTGCTTTTCGTGTCAATCACAAAAAACAAAAACGGTTTTATCCGAAGAAGAATTTAAAAATCCATCGGCGGAATACAAACCACGGACCTGGTTTCATGCCATGAGTGGCAACATGAGTAAGGCCGGTCTGACAAAAGATTTGGAAGCCATTGAAAAAGTTGGGATTGGAGGTATTCTGCTTTTTAACGTTACGCAGGGAATTCCCAACGGCCCCATAAAATACAACTCGCCCGAACACCACGAAATGTTAACACATGCAGCAGCCGAATGCGAACGTTTGGGCTTAAGTTTTGGCGTTCATAATTGCGATGGCTGGTCGTCGAGCGGTGGCCCGTGGATTACACCCGAACAGAGTATGAAAATGGTCGTTTGGAGCGAAACCATTGCCAGTGGGGGGGATGTGAACATTCAATTACTACAACCAACTACACGTAAAGGTTATTACGAAGATATTGCGGTTTTGGCTTATCCATCTTTAAAAACAGAAATTGCTGATTTCGAGAATCCTCCAAAAATTACTGCGTCTGATCCTAATTTCGACATTAAAATTGCCAGCGATAATCGTTGGGACGAAACAACCCGCATTGAACAAAGTGACGATAATAATCCCTGGATTCAGTTCGAATACGATAAACCACATGAAATCCGTTCGGTGTTTATGGTATTTAACCGCGAAGGTGGAGAGGCTGTTTTGCAGGTTTCAGAAGATGGAAGAAACTTTGAATCAGTTCGTGAACTATACAAAGTGAGGACGGGAAAAACAGAGGATGCAATTAACGATAGCTTTGATGCCTTAAAATCCAAATATTTCAGGATACAGCTGAACAAATCCATGTCTTTTAAAGAAGTTCGCTTACTCTCTACCCGATGTTTGCATAATGTTTTGGGGCGTACCAGTATGGCACGCACCGAAGACCATGAAATGACGCCAATTGGAAGTCCGGAAGCAGAAATGATAATTGATAAAAGCAAGCTGATAAACCTTACCGAAAAAATGAATTCAAAAGGAAAATTGCAAGCCAGTTTGCCCGAAGGTTCCTGGACAATTATGCGCTTTGGATACACCACTACCGATGCTTTTAATCATCCGGCGTCCGATGAAGGACGAGGTTTGGAATGTGATAAATTTAGTCGCGAAGCTTTTAAATTTCATTACGATGCATTTTCTAAAAAGGTAATCGAGAATACAAAAGACGTAGCTCCCAATGCCATGCAATACATCGAAATAGATAGTTACGAAATGGGTGGGCAAAACTGGACGCAGAATTACGACACTATTTTCAGGAATAAGAAAGGATATGACATTATTAGTTTTTTGCCCTTATTTACCGGGCGGTTTATTGAAAGCGCTGAGTCCTCAGATAAAGTTTTATGGGACATCCGCGATATAAATTGCCAGTTAATGGACGAAAATTACTTTGGCTACTTTGCCGAACTCTGCCACAAGGATGGAATTAAAAGTTATATCGAACCTTATGGCTTTGGGCCGTTAAATGACCTTGATGTTGGTAAAAGAGCCGATATTAATATGGGTGAATTTTGGATGAATCGTGAAATGACCATGGTTCAATCTGCCGTTTCGGCATCGCACATTTATGGTAAAAATGTTATCTCTGCCGAATCCTTTACTTCTACTCCCCAAATTAACTGGAAAGGCAATCCCGCTATGGCAAAAATATCGGGTGATTTGGCATGGACCCATGGGATAAACGAATTTATGTTTCACCGCTTTGCGCACCAGGCAAATACACATGTAAAACCCGGCATGACTATGCATCGCTGGGGCTTTCATTTCGACCGCACACAAACCTGGTGGGCAAATGCCGGAGCCGACTGGTTTAAGTATATGGCACGCGGACAATACATGCTGCGACAAGGAGTTCCTGTTTCCGACTTATTGGTTTTTATAGGAGATGGTTCGCCCAATTCGGTTTTTTTACGAAAAGATTTTGAGCCTGAGATTCCTTCAGGAACAAACTTCGACTGCGTGAATACCGATGTGTTGGTAAACCGCATTCAACTAAAAAATAACAAGTTGGTTTTGCCCGAGGGAACAGCATACAAAGCGCTGGTTCTTAGAAATTGCGAAACCCTTACCATGGAAACCTTGCAACGCATTCAGGAGATTTCAAAAGCCGGAATCCCTATTGTTGGCCCGAAACCCCAATTGCTTGCAGGTTATTCGAATTCCGAACAAAATAAAAATGCATTTATTGAATTAGCCAACAAAATTTGGAGCGGCGAAAAGGTTTACACCGATTACAATTGGAGCAAAATGATGAATGCTGAAAATATCGATTCCGATTTTAACGTTTTTAACCGGGATGATATTTCATTTATTCACCGCAGTTTGCAAGGCGAAGACATCTATTTCTTTTTTAATCCCGATTCTGTTTTACAACAGTTTGAATGTTCGTTCCGGGTAGAGGGAAAAATACCTGAACTGTGGGATCCAATGACCGGCGAAACGCATAAAACCGCACAGTTTAAAAACGAAAACGGCAAAACAAAAGTTTGGATAAATCTTGATGCCGAAGAATCAGTATTTGTGGTTTTCAGGGAATCTTCTGATGGCGTTCCAACTGTTTCTGAAGCTAAAGAATTAAAAACAGACAACTTTGTTTTAAACGCCCAAAATGAGTTGCAGCAAGAAACACTTTCAAACGAAAAACCATTGGAAATTGACGGCAGTTGGGGCGTTGAGTTCCTGAAAGAACACGATTACCAGGCGACACATACTTTCCATAAGCTTGCAGATTGGAAAAACAGTTCAGTTGATGAAATAAAATATTATTCCGGAACAGCTATATATCGAAAATCATTTTCTGTTGATGAATCCTACATAAAAGAAAACAACAAATATATTCTCGATTTAGGCGATGTGAAGATTGTTGCCGAAGTAAAATTGAATGGCTCAAGCATTGGAGTAGATTGGATGCCGCCTTTCGAATTGGAGATAACAGAGCATTTAAAAGCCGGTGAAAATGAACTGGAAATAGAAATCACCAACCAGTGGTCGAACAAGTTAATTGGCGACGAACGTTTTCCTGCAAGTTATACCGGCTATAAATTGGAAGGCAATTTCCCAAAAGGAATAATGATGGATTGGTACGCCAATAACGAACCTATGCCGGCCGGAAAACGCACAACCTTTTGCACTGCATCATTTTATAAAGCTGATGATGAATTGATGCCGTCGGGTTTATTGGGGCCCGTGCAGATTAAAACAGAAAAAGTAAAAATCATAAATAATTAG
- a CDS encoding family 78 glycoside hydrolase catalytic domain: protein MRTILIFFSIFLIAVFDTVSAKTANGVDIKQALAVNDSLETSIDWGEAIWIGYTKDNRPEEWAGRDMIYNQPPSDINTWEPTNEELKTTFKKSYPSPLLRKQIRIAKEIQSAQINSCGLGLHELYLNGEKLGDRVLDPAQTSYDKRAFYVVHNVSNLLQKGNNALGIMLGNGFYGQNVAFQHKLEYGMPRALLSLNIVYKDGSTETVVSDDSWKAHMSPVLFDNIYHGETYDARLEVENWCTAGFDDSTWDSAEKMDVPTNKLVEQEMEPMRKIREVKPIAVLPADKGWIIDMGQNMTGWLQIKVKETKGTAVKMQFAELLMPDRKNIDPASTGIHVTGGVQTDIYICNGEDREKWEPRFTYHGFRYVQIEGLSRKPDLKDFTGWLVRTDVDRIGTFECSDALINKFYNVSMWTIEDNLQGLLSDCPHRERCAWLGDAYAVAEAATFNFDLERFWRKTSADMETVLGVSPAHFKDDFPYDPRTPSNIGVGKRLCLQARPDWGAATVMVPWYSYIYYGDKQIVKNAWSMMEGWMVYVDEKVQVEGIIDGGYGDWCPPGGNEAMDTPPALTSTALYYQTLLAMHKMALVLGEDLAAVDYAQKAEQVKTAFNISFFDAASNSYGSQTGNAFALFSQLVPKHKEQAIADKLADLIMNDKNGHYNCGIFGHRPLYTMLNDYGHAEVTQQLWSITDYPSLGFMTDKHDLTTWPETPNNWPEGKRYFRNSFNHPMNSGFAASFHESLGGIRPDAEHPGFKNFFLQPCFIPGLDWVKTSHNSPHGLIKSAWERKNGMISWTLSIPENTTAKVRMDAFSAEQISLNKKTVDENNFSLKSGEYKIVIKE from the coding sequence ATGAGAACAATACTTATTTTTTTCAGTATATTTTTGATTGCAGTATTCGATACCGTTTCTGCAAAAACGGCCAATGGAGTTGATATAAAGCAAGCGCTCGCTGTTAACGATTCATTAGAAACAAGTATCGATTGGGGAGAAGCTATTTGGATAGGATATACCAAAGATAATCGCCCGGAAGAATGGGCCGGGCGAGATATGATATACAATCAACCACCATCGGATATAAATACCTGGGAACCTACCAACGAAGAACTAAAGACAACATTTAAAAAATCGTACCCATCTCCTTTATTACGAAAACAAATTCGTATTGCAAAGGAAATTCAGTCGGCACAAATAAATAGCTGTGGACTCGGACTCCATGAACTTTATCTGAACGGTGAAAAACTAGGAGACAGGGTACTCGATCCTGCACAAACATCCTACGATAAACGTGCGTTTTATGTGGTTCATAATGTGTCAAACCTGCTTCAAAAAGGAAATAATGCACTGGGGATAATGTTGGGAAATGGATTTTACGGACAGAATGTTGCGTTTCAGCATAAACTGGAATACGGAATGCCAAGAGCGCTGTTAAGTTTGAATATTGTCTACAAAGATGGTTCAACAGAAACGGTAGTGTCTGACGATTCATGGAAAGCGCACATGAGCCCGGTTTTATTCGACAATATTTATCATGGCGAAACCTATGATGCCCGCCTGGAAGTGGAGAACTGGTGCACTGCAGGTTTTGATGATTCAACCTGGGATTCAGCAGAAAAGATGGATGTACCAACCAACAAGCTGGTGGAACAAGAAATGGAGCCCATGCGCAAAATACGGGAAGTTAAACCTATAGCTGTGTTGCCAGCCGATAAAGGGTGGATTATTGATATGGGCCAAAACATGACCGGCTGGCTGCAAATTAAAGTGAAGGAAACAAAAGGAACAGCTGTTAAAATGCAGTTTGCTGAGCTATTAATGCCAGACAGGAAAAATATCGACCCTGCATCCACGGGAATTCACGTGACGGGTGGGGTACAAACCGATATTTACATTTGCAATGGTGAGGACCGGGAGAAATGGGAGCCCAGGTTTACGTATCATGGCTTTCGTTATGTCCAAATTGAAGGACTTAGCAGAAAACCGGATTTGAAAGATTTTACCGGTTGGTTGGTGCGTACAGATGTGGATAGAATTGGCACATTTGAATGTTCAGATGCGCTGATCAACAAGTTTTACAATGTTTCGATGTGGACCATTGAAGATAATTTGCAGGGGCTTTTAAGCGATTGTCCACACCGCGAGCGTTGCGCCTGGCTTGGCGATGCTTATGCGGTGGCCGAAGCTGCAACATTTAATTTCGACCTTGAGCGATTCTGGCGAAAAACATCAGCCGACATGGAAACCGTTCTGGGGGTATCTCCTGCACATTTTAAGGACGATTTCCCATATGACCCGCGCACTCCATCAAATATTGGTGTGGGAAAACGTTTATGCCTGCAGGCCCGGCCCGATTGGGGAGCTGCCACTGTGATGGTGCCATGGTATTCGTATATCTATTATGGCGATAAGCAGATTGTAAAAAATGCCTGGTCGATGATGGAAGGCTGGATGGTTTATGTTGACGAAAAAGTACAAGTTGAAGGCATTATTGATGGTGGATATGGTGATTGGTGCCCTCCCGGAGGCAATGAAGCAATGGATACACCACCGGCTTTAACTTCTACAGCACTTTATTATCAAACACTACTGGCCATGCATAAAATGGCGCTTGTTTTGGGTGAAGATTTAGCAGCTGTGGATTATGCGCAAAAGGCTGAACAAGTAAAAACGGCTTTTAATATTAGTTTTTTTGATGCGGCCAGTAATTCTTATGGTTCACAAACAGGAAATGCTTTTGCTTTATTCTCGCAACTTGTGCCAAAACATAAAGAACAAGCTATAGCTGATAAGCTGGCTGATTTGATTATGAATGACAAGAATGGCCATTATAACTGTGGTATTTTTGGTCACCGGCCGTTATATACCATGCTTAACGATTATGGGCACGCCGAGGTAACACAGCAGTTGTGGAGCATAACCGATTATCCGAGTCTTGGGTTTATGACTGATAAACACGACCTAACAACCTGGCCGGAGACGCCAAATAACTGGCCCGAGGGGAAACGTTATTTCCGCAATTCCTTTAATCACCCAATGAACAGTGGTTTTGCCGCATCGTTTCACGAAAGCCTGGGGGGAATTCGACCCGATGCCGAGCATCCCGGATTCAAAAATTTCTTTTTGCAGCCTTGTTTTATACCCGGTTTAGACTGGGTGAAAACATCTCATAATTCACCACACGGGCTTATCAAAAGCGCCTGGGAACGCAAAAATGGAATGATTAGCTGGACATTGTCCATTCCTGAAAATACAACTGCAAAAGTTCGGATGGATGCTTTTTCTGCAGAACAAATTAGCTTAAATAAAAAGACTGTTGATGAAAATAATTTTTCATTGAAATCAGGTGAATACAAAATTGTAATTAAAGAGTAA